Genomic segment of Vibrio natriegens NBRC 15636 = ATCC 14048 = DSM 759:
TAAGATTCTTGAACCGCTGATTATTGTTTTTCTTGGTGTGGTCGTTGGTGGATTAGTGACAGCAATGTACCTGCCAATCTTTAACTTAATGAGTGTATTAGGCTAAAATGGAGGCTGTAAATTAATCATTAAAACAGCACCTTGCCGTTTGATGCACCGCTCAAGAGACAAATATGGAAGTATTTCAGTACTACCCGTGGTTATTCGTTATATTCGCCGTGGTTTTTGGTTTGATCGTGGGAAGTTTTCTCAATGTCGTTATCTATCGACTTCCAAAAATCATGGAGCTGGAATGGCGCCGTGAATGTGCTGAGTCTTTTCCTGAATACAATATTGAATCACCTAAAGAAGTACTCACATTAAGCGTACCCCGCTCCTCTTGCCAACAATGCGGTACTCCGATTCGCATTCGCGATAACATTCCAGTGATCAGTTGGCTACTTCTAAAAGGTAAATGCCACAACTGTAGCGCAGCGATCAGCGCCAGATACCCACTTGTAGAAATACTGACGGCAGCCTGCTCCGGCTACGTTGCGTTTCATTTTGGATTCAGCTATTTCACTATTGCGCTTATATTCTTTACTTTCATTCTGATCGCAGCGACGTTTATCGATCTCGATACCATGCTGCTGCCCGATCAATTAACATTGCCATTAACTTGGGCTGGCATTGCTCTAGCATTGTTCGAAGTCAGTCCTGTTAGTCTGCAAGATGCCGTGATCGGTGCAATCGCTGGCTATTTATGTCTCTGGTCTGTTTATTGGGGCTTTAAATTGCTCACTGGCAAGGAAGGCATGGGCTATGGCGACTTTAAGCTACTCGCAGCGCTTGGCGCTTGGCTGGGCTGGCAAGCTTTACCAATGATCATTTTGCTTTCTTCTATCGTAGGCGTCATATTTGGAATAATTCAGCTACGATTGCAGAAGAAAGGGATCGAAAAGGCCTTCCCTTTCGGTCCTTACTTAGCGATTGCCGGATGGGTAAGTTTACTCTGGGGTGATCAAATTCTAAATTGGTATTTCACATCAATTCTAGGAGCGTAAATGACTTTGGTTATTGGCTTAACAGGCGGTATCGCTAGCGGTAAAACCACTGTGGCGAATCTGTTCAAGCAGCAATTTAAAATCGACATCGTTGATGCAGATATTGTTGCAAGAGAAGTCGTCGAACCCGGTACACCGGGACTGACAGCAATTATTGAGCACTTTGGTAGCGATATTGTTCGTGACGATCAAATGCTCGATCGGGCGAAGTTAAGAGAGAAAATCTTTTCGAACCAAGATGAAAAAGACTGGCTTAATAAGCTATTGCACCCGATCATTCGCGAAAAAATGGTAGAAGACTTACAGCAAGTCACCTCTGATTATGCACTTCTGGTTGTGCCGCTACTGGTAGAGAACCAACTAGAAAGCCTATGTGACCGTGTTCTGGTGGTGGATGTCGATCCTGAAACGCAAATATCTCGTACGATGAAACGCGATAATGTCAGCGAAGAACAAGCCCGTGCGATACTTGTATCCCAGGCATCAAGACAGCAAAGGCTCGATATGGCAGACGATGTGGTTAATAATAACCCGGATGACCAAGATCTTTTGCTTCAAATCACAGATTTGCATGAAAAGTACCTAGCCATGTGTAAGAAAAATCTGCAAAATTAGAATGAAATTCACCAAGGCTTATGTCGATGACCACGCACAAATTTGAACATCCGTTAAATGAGAAAACTCGTATTTATCTAAGAGTAGAGTCTCTGCTGCGTCAGGCTCACTTGGCTTCTGGCTTTGCTGAAAATCATCAGTACCAGCTCTTTTTCCGTGCGTTGTTTGATATGGTTGAGATTTTCGAGCAACTGCAACTGAAAAGTGAACTGGCCAAAGATCTTGAAAAACAGCGTTTGAGTTATCGACATTGGCTCCATGTAGAAGGTGTCGATCAAGAGGCACTGACATCATTACTCAATGACATCGATGTAGTGCACAAACAATTAATGCGCGCTGAAAGGTTTGGTCAGGCACTGAAAGATGATCGATTCTTAAGCTCGATCAGACAAAGGTTTAATCTGCCTGGTGGCTCTTGTTGTTTTGATTTACCCGCTTTGCATTACTGGCTGCATTTACCACTTGAACGTAAAAAGCAGGATGCACAAAAATGGCTGGATAGCTTGAAGCCGCTTTCGGATGCGTTGAACTTATGGCTAAAGTTAACCCGAGAAACTGGGCAATTTAAAGCTCAAATCGGCCGTGCGGGCTTCTTCCAGAGTGATGCTGATGAAGCGAATATTCTGAGACTCCATATTCCTATGGAGCACGGCGTCTACCCAATGATTTCAGGTCATAAAAACCGCTTTGCGATTAAGTTTATGTCGTTTGAAAGTGGTCAAGCTTGCACTCAAGATGTCGAGTTTGAATTAGCGGTATGTAGCTAGCCGAATCTCACTCAACTACTATTTCATTATTCCTCTCTATTCGAGAAACATTGTTAATTCAGAGAACCAACCCATGTCTAAAATTACTATCGTTCAATGCCCTCAATGTGGAGCCGACGTAGAATGGGGAGAGCAAAGCCCTCACCGACCATTTTGTAGCAAAAAATGCCAGATGATTGATTTTGGTGAATGGGCAGACGAAGAGAATGCCATTGCTGGCGCGCCAGACATGTCAGATAGTGACGGCTGGTCAGAAGATCAATACTAGGTTCTAGGTTCTAGGTTCTAGGTTCTAGGTTCTAGGTTCTAGGTTCTGAAGATTGAGGAAGTTGGCGTGAGAGCGTCAACTTTTTTATTGTCTGTAAGAAAACACTTCTCTTTCGTTTCTCTACCACTCTCTACATTTACCGCTCTCCTTCTATTTCAGAGGATTACGCGAAGGTGTATTTTCATATAGCAAGGAGAAGGAACGAAGTTTACGCCAGTAAATGAGCGCCGATGAAAACTGTAGAAAGGAAAGTAGCCAGTTATGAGCAAACATAAAAAACGGAGCCCAAAAGGACTCCGTTTAATGAGAACGCTAGTTATAGCATTACTTCTTAGCAAGTTTCTCTTTGATACGAGCAGACTTACCAGAACGCTCACGTAGGTAGTACAACTTGGCACGACGTACTGCACCACGGCGTTTAACTTCGATGCTATCAACGATTGGAGAGTGTGTTTGGAACGTACGCTCAACACCTTCACCGTTAGAGATCTTACGTACAGTGAAAGCAGAGTGTAGACCACGGTTACGGATTGCGATTACAACGCCTTCGAAAGCCTGTAGACGCTCACGGTCACCTTCTTTTACCTTAACTTGAACAACAACAGTGTCACCTGGTGCAAATTTAGGTAGGTCTGATTTCATTTGCTCTTCTTCAAGAGCTTTGATGATGTTACTCATTTTAAAATTCCTAGAATAAACTGATACTAAATAAATTAGGTTACTTTGCATTCTGTTCGTTAACGGCTTTATGCTCATTAACAAACTCGGCAAGTAATTGTTCCTGTTCGTCAGTCAGAGCTAGGTTTTCCAGGAGCTCTGGTCTTCTTAGCCAAGTTCGGCCCAGCGACTGCTTGAGTCGCCATTGACGAATGTCCTTGTGATTACCTGACATCAGTACCGCTGGTACTTCTTTGCCATCCAATACTTCAGGACGCGTATAGTGAGGGCAATCTAGCAAACCATTAGCAAAAGAATCTTCTTCTGCTGACGAGAAATCACCCAGCACTCCCGGTATAAACCGAGAAACTGAATCAATTAACGTCATGGCTGGTATCTCGCCACCCGTCATCACAAAATCCCCAATCGACCATTCTTCGTCGACTTCGGATTGAATGATGCGCTCATCTACCCCTTCATAACGGCCACAAATAAGAAGTAAATTCTCATTTGTTGCCAGTTCTTCAACCCCTTGCTGGTCGAGCTTGCGACCTTGAGGAGAGAGGTAAATGACTTTCGTCTTACCCGGTGAGGCTTGCTTAGCGGTATGAATGGCATCGCGCAAAGGCTGAACCATCATTAACATACCTGGGCCACCACCGTAAGGTCGGTCATCGACAGTTCGATGTTTGTCGTGAGTGAAATCTCGAGGATTCCAAGTCTCAATCGACAAAAGACCTTTTTTAACCGCTTGACCTGTTACTCCAAAATCAGTAACAGAACGGAACATTTCAGGAAAAAGGCTAATAACGCCAACCCACATGTTTATCTCGCTCTGTAATTTTGGAGATTAGAATCCAGGATCCCAGTCAACTTCGATCCGTTGAGCTTCGCGATCAACTTTAATGATCACTTGCTCTTCAAGGAACGGGATTAATCGTTCCTTTTGCCCGAAAGCATCTTTAAGATTTGCTTTAACAACCAGAACATCATTTGAGCCAGTTTCTAGCATGTCAGTAACGACACCCAGATCGTAACCTTTAGTGGTTACTACTTGCATCCCAAACAATTCACGCCAGTAGAACTCATCTTCTGACAATTCAGGTAGTACCGCAGGGTCAATAGCAATTTCAAAGTTCGTCATTAAATGCGCGTCTTCACGAACATCCATGCCTTCCAGCTTAGCCACCATACCTTTGTTATGGCGCTTCCAGCTTTCTACTTTGTACTCAACCCATGTGCCCTTTTGGTTAATGTACCAAGGACTGTAATCGAAAATGCTTTCAGCATTGTCTGTGTAGGAAAAAACCTTAAGCCAACCTCGAATGCCGTAAGTAGCACCAAACTTGCCTACAACAATCTTTTCGTTGCTCATTGTTTCTTTACCTTTCATCGACATAAACTAGTTTCTACTTCTAACAGTAAAAAATTAAGCCGCTTTTTGAGCGTCTTTAACTAGCTTAGCAACGCGGTCAGATACAGACGCGCCTTGACCAACCCAGTGGTTAACGCGGTCTAGGTCTAGACGTAGACCTTCTTCTTGACCTTTAGCAGTTGGGTTAAAGAAACCAACTTTCTCGATGAAACGGCCAGTTGCAGCGTTGCGGCTGTCCGCTACTACGATTTGATAAAATGGACGCTTCTTAGCGCCGTGACGTGCCAAACGAATGGTTACCATGTCGTCCTCTTTGCTTTCTCAAAAATAAAATTAACCCCAAGAACCATTCAATAAATGAACAATTTGGGGCTCGTGCCAAAATAAAGCTCCGGAATTTTACTCTTATGCCGGAGCAATGCAAGGGATTTAGTTACTTTTTCACCAACATAAATTGAAATTAAAGTTTGTGATGTAGCTAACACCCTGAAACTATAGTGTGAGCGGGTGATTATCGACCAAATGGGTTGAAACCACCACCTCCGCCCATGCCACCCATCATGCCTTGCATGTTGCGCATCATGCCTTTCATGCCGCCTTTTTGCATCTTCTTCATCATTTTCTGCATCTGGGTGAACTGTTTTAGCAGACGGTTTACGTCCTGAACCTGCACACCGGAACCTGCAGCAATACGCTTCTTACGCGAGCCCTTGATGATTTCTGGGCGTTGACGCTCTTTCATCGTCATTGAGCTGATGATCGCTTCCATTTGCTTAAACATCTTGTCATCGACTTTATCTTTGACATTGTCAGGTAGCTGAGACATGCCTGGAAGTTTATCCATCATGCCCATCATGCCGCCCATGTTTTGCATTTGGCCTAGCTGTTCACGGAAGTCTTCTAAGTCGAAGCCTTTCTTCTCTTTGAACTTTTTCGCCAGTTTTTCTGCTTTTTCTTGGTCGACGTTACGTTGCAGGTCTTCAATCAAAGACAGAACGTCACCCATGCCAAGAATACGTGATGCTACGCGGTCTGGGTGGAAAGGTTCTAGTGCGTCAGTTTTCTCACCAACACCTAGGAATTTGATTGGTTTACCCGTGATATGACGAACCGATAGCGCCGCACCACCACGTGCGTCACCATCAACTTTAGTTAGAATCACACCCGTAAGTGGCAGTGCATCCCCAAAGGCTTTAGCGGTATTCGCCGCATCCTGACCTGTCATTGCATCAACAACAAACAGTGTCTCAACCGGGTTAATCGCAGAGTGAAGATCTTTAATCTCACCCATCATCTGTTCATCAATCGCCAAACGACCAGCGGTATCGACAATCAGAACGTCGTAGAATTTCTTCTTCGCGTGGTCGATTGCTGCGTTCGCAATATCAATAGGCTTTTGGTCTGGTGACGACGGGAAGAAATCAACACCAATGTCTGATGCCAGTGTTTCTAGCTGTTTGATCGCCGCAGGACGGTAAACGTCGGCAGACACAACCAGTACTTTCTTCTTATCACGTTCTTTTAACAGCTTAGATAGCTTACCTACCGATGTGGTTTTACCCGCACCTTGTAGACCTGCCATCAAAAGCACTGCTGGCGGCTGAGCGGCTAGGTTCAGAGCTTCGTTAGACTCACCCATTACAGCTTCAAGTTCGCCTTGAACGATCTTAATAAACTCTTGACCCGGAGTCAGAGATTTCGAAACTTCTACACCAACCGCTTTTTCTTTAACGCGGTTTACAAATTCACGAACAACAGGAAGCGCAACGTCCGCTTCCAAGAGTGCCATTCGCACTTCACGTAGGGTTTCTTTAATGTTGTCTTCTGTCAGACGACCTTTGCCACTGATATTTTTCAGCGTTTTGGATAATCGATCCGTTAAATTCTCAAACATCTTTGTCTCTTCGCTAAAATGGCGATTAATTAGTGTGAGTATACCTTAGCCAAGGTCTGAGTCATACCCGTACCGCTGCTCTATTATTGTCTCTATTTCTATATGGAGGGGTAACTTATTAATTTCAATATCTCATCTATCGCGATTGTTGTCGCATAGAGCGTAGCCGCAAAGAGTAATGCAAGGTATAATTTCTCTATTGTGCACAACAACATTTAGGATTCATGGATAGCGTAATTGCCATCGCGGCCGCCATACTTTACGTATTAGCGATTGCGACGATCATACCCGGACTTTCACAGCAGTCAGTCATCAAAGCAAAAACCGTATTTGCCAGCGCTGCCTGTGCGCTTGTTTTCCATGCGTGGTTATTGAGTGATCTGATCCTCGATGGCTCTGGTCAGAACTTTAGTATTCTTAATGTCGCCTCTCTTATCAGTTTCATCATCTCTCTGGTGATGAGCGTTGCGATGCTAAAGAACCGGCTTTGGTTTCTGTTGCCTGTTGTTTATAGCTTTGCTGCCATCAACTTATCTGCCGCGGCTTTTTTACCAAGCACCTTCATCAAGCATTTAGAAAACGATCCTAAGCTACTCATTCATATTTCTTTTGCTCTGTTTTCTTATGCCACTCTGAGTATTGGTGCGTTGTATGCGCTGCAACTCGCTTGGCTGGACCACAAACTGAAAACCAAAAAGTCTCTGGCAATCAACCCTAATTTACCGCCATTACTTATGGTTGAACGTCAGTTGTTTAAAATTATTTTGATTGGTAATTTACTTCTGACGGCTACGCTTATTACTGGCTACGTGTTTGTTCAAGATATGTTCGCGGAAGGAAAAGCGCATAAAGCCATTCTTTCTTTCATTGCTTGGGTGGTCTATTCAGTATTACTGTGGGGCCATTATCAAAAAGGTTGGCGCGGAAGAAAAGTGACCTGGTTTGCCGTTGCGGGAGCCACATTACTCACTCTGGCTTATTTCGGCAGCCGCTTTGTAAAAGAGATCATTTTGAATTAAGGCGTCCACAAGCCCTTTATATTCAAAGTTAAATCAAATACAGTACCGTAAATCTATGACTTAACAGTTATACATAGCTTTTAAAAATAACCCAATACTTACAAGGAACAGCAACGTTTTGGACGACATATCTACGGGTATCTTATTTGCGCTACTCGCGTGTCTTATCGTCATATCAGGTTACTTTTCCGGTTCAGAAACAGGGATGATGTCACTGAACCGTTATCGCTTGAAACACTTAGCCAAAAATGGGCATAAGGGAGCAAAGCGTGTCGAAAAATTATTGGACCGTCCGGATCGCCTGATCGGTCTTATTCTTATCGGCAATAACCTTGTGAACATCCTCGCTTCTGCAATTGCGACTATTATCGGCATGCGCCTCTACGGTGACATGGGTGTGGCGATTGCGACTGGTGCGCTCACCATGGTGGTTTTGGTGTTTGCCGAAGTGACGCCAAAAACTATTGCCGCTTTGTATCCAGAGCGCGTGTCTTATACCAGCAGCATTCTGTTGACCATTCTGATGAAGTTGCTTTCACCACTTGTGCTGCTTGTAAACTTCATTACCAATGGCTTTATTCGTCTGCTTGGGGTAAAGGCGGATCACTCTGTGGAAGATCACCTCAGCTCAGAAGAATTACGTACAGTAGTAAATGAAGCCGGCGGCCTTATCCCTCGTCGCCACCAAGATATGCTGGTGTCCATCCTAGATCTTGAGCACGTCACGGTAAACGATATTATGGTGCCACGTAATGAAATTACTGGTATCGACATCAACGACGACTGGAAGTCTATCGTTCGTCAGTTAACGCACTCACCACATGGCCGTATCGTTTTTTACCGCGACCAAATCGATGAAGTGGTCGGCATGCTGCGTTTGCGTGAGGCTTACCGCCTGATGCTGGAAAAGAATGAGTTCACCAAAGAGACATTACTGCGTGCGGCTGATGAGGTGTACTACATCCCTGAAGGTACGCCTCTGAACGTGCAGATGTTGAAGTTCCAGCGCAATAAACAGCGCATTGGCCTTATCGTTGATGAGTATGGTGACATTATTGGCTTGGTAACGCTTGAAGATATCCTGGAAGAGATCATCGGTGAGTTTACCACTTCGATCTCACCAAGCTTATCTGATGAAATCAGCCCACAAGGGGATGGCAGCTTCTTGATTGAAGGTAGCACCAATATCCGTGACATCAATAAAGGTCTGAAATGGCATCTGCCGACTGATGGTCCTCGTACACTAAACGGCTTGATCTTAGAGCACTTAGAAGACATTCCCGAAAGTCACCTGAGCGTGCAAGTGTCCGGACATCCGATGGAAATTGTCGAGATTGAAGAGAACCGAATTAAGTTAGTTCGCGTCTACCCTAAACGGAAGAAAGGCAGTAACTAAAAGTAATCTGTTTACAGACACATAAAAAGAGCCTGACATTGTCAGGCTCATTTCGTTAAATCATTTGATAAGACAACTCAGGTCTTAGTCGATACGCAGTTCTTTTAACATCGACTCAGGCAGAGCTAGCTCATCATTTTTATTCACTGACACACCCGCGTCCAGAATGTTTTTCGCAATTTGCTTTGCTTCATCCAGTGAGTGCATTGCCGCAGTGCCACATTGGTATTCATTTAGCTCAGGGATTTTGTTCTGACTTTCTACTTTCAGTACATCTTCCATTGATGCAATCCAAGCATCCGCGACTTGTTGCTCTGAAGGCGTACCGATCAGGCTCATGTAGAATCCAGTACGACATCCCATTGGTGAAATATCAATGATCTCAACGCTGTCACCGTTTAGATGGCTACGCATAAAGCCAGCGTAAAGGTGCTCTAGTGTATGGATGCCTTTCTCTGAAAGGATATCTTTGTTTGGTGCAGTAAAGCGTAAATCGAAGACAGTAATGGTGTCCCCTTTTGGGGTTTGCATGGTTTTCGCGACTCGCACAGCAGGTGCATTCATACGAGTGTGATCCACAGTAAAACTATCGAGTAAAGGCATTACATCTCTCCTGATTGTAATCTCAACACCTTACGGTATTGGTTTGATTTCTGTTTATCCCTATGAGGGTTAAAAGAACCAGCTGCTGTTGTCTTCCAGTTCCTGACGACATTGTTTCAGCTGCCAGCCATAATTCTTCGCGGTTTGTTCTACACGTCTCGCGACTTTAACTAAGCTAGGTTTCCTTTTATAGGTTCCGCGCTGATAACCACCTCTCCCTTCATGATAGGCAAGATACTGGTTATATGGGTCCCATAAAGAGATACCAAGCTGGCGACGGGTTTCGTGGGTATACCAACCGACAAACATCATAGCGTCATCAAAGTTAGTACGCGAGCCACCTTGCCCGGTCGAATCCTGAAAATCGTCCCAGGCGGGATCTTGCGCCTGAGCGTAGCCATATGCGCTACTGACTCTACCCCAAGGGATAAAGCCCAGCACATAATCTTTGGGTGGTTTTGCGTCGTGTCGGTATCCGCTCTCTTGCTTGATAATCGCCATTGCGACATGGATCGGAGTACCCCACTCTTCTTCCATATCTTTCGCATCATCATACCAGCCAGATTTTTCGCGGAATATCTCACATAGATTATCTTGCTGCTGTGGTGGTGCCGTCGCACATCCGGCGAGCAACACACTACCTAACACCGATACAACCAGAGGCTTAATATTCAATCCCACCCAA
This window contains:
- a CDS encoding prepilin peptidase yields the protein MEVFQYYPWLFVIFAVVFGLIVGSFLNVVIYRLPKIMELEWRRECAESFPEYNIESPKEVLTLSVPRSSCQQCGTPIRIRDNIPVISWLLLKGKCHNCSAAISARYPLVEILTAACSGYVAFHFGFSYFTIALIFFTFILIAATFIDLDTMLLPDQLTLPLTWAGIALALFEVSPVSLQDAVIGAIAGYLCLWSVYWGFKLLTGKEGMGYGDFKLLAALGAWLGWQALPMIILLSSIVGVIFGIIQLRLQKKGIEKAFPFGPYLAIAGWVSLLWGDQILNWYFTSILGA
- the coaE gene encoding dephospho-CoA kinase (Dephospho-CoA kinase (CoaE) performs the final step in coenzyme A biosynthesis.); the encoded protein is MTLVIGLTGGIASGKTTVANLFKQQFKIDIVDADIVAREVVEPGTPGLTAIIEHFGSDIVRDDQMLDRAKLREKIFSNQDEKDWLNKLLHPIIREKMVEDLQQVTSDYALLVVPLLVENQLESLCDRVLVVDVDPETQISRTMKRDNVSEEQARAILVSQASRQQRLDMADDVVNNNPDDQDLLLQITDLHEKYLAMCKKNLQN
- the zapD gene encoding cell division protein ZapD, which produces MTTHKFEHPLNEKTRIYLRVESLLRQAHLASGFAENHQYQLFFRALFDMVEIFEQLQLKSELAKDLEKQRLSYRHWLHVEGVDQEALTSLLNDIDVVHKQLMRAERFGQALKDDRFLSSIRQRFNLPGGSCCFDLPALHYWLHLPLERKKQDAQKWLDSLKPLSDALNLWLKLTRETGQFKAQIGRAGFFQSDADEANILRLHIPMEHGVYPMISGHKNRFAIKFMSFESGQACTQDVEFELAVCS
- the yacG gene encoding DNA gyrase inhibitor YacG — encoded protein: MSKITIVQCPQCGADVEWGEQSPHRPFCSKKCQMIDFGEWADEENAIAGAPDMSDSDGWSEDQY
- the rplS gene encoding 50S ribosomal protein L19; translated protein: MSNIIKALEEEQMKSDLPKFAPGDTVVVQVKVKEGDRERLQAFEGVVIAIRNRGLHSAFTVRKISNGEGVERTFQTHSPIVDSIEVKRRGAVRRAKLYYLRERSGKSARIKEKLAKK
- the trmD gene encoding tRNA (guanosine(37)-N1)-methyltransferase TrmD; the encoded protein is MWVGVISLFPEMFRSVTDFGVTGQAVKKGLLSIETWNPRDFTHDKHRTVDDRPYGGGPGMLMMVQPLRDAIHTAKQASPGKTKVIYLSPQGRKLDQQGVEELATNENLLLICGRYEGVDERIIQSEVDEEWSIGDFVMTGGEIPAMTLIDSVSRFIPGVLGDFSSAEEDSFANGLLDCPHYTRPEVLDGKEVPAVLMSGNHKDIRQWRLKQSLGRTWLRRPELLENLALTDEQEQLLAEFVNEHKAVNEQNAK
- the rimM gene encoding ribosome maturation factor RimM (Essential for efficient processing of 16S rRNA), whose translation is MSMKGKETMSNEKIVVGKFGATYGIRGWLKVFSYTDNAESIFDYSPWYINQKGTWVEYKVESWKRHNKGMVAKLEGMDVREDAHLMTNFEIAIDPAVLPELSEDEFYWRELFGMQVVTTKGYDLGVVTDMLETGSNDVLVVKANLKDAFGQKERLIPFLEEQVIIKVDREAQRIEVDWDPGF
- the rpsP gene encoding 30S ribosomal protein S16, whose translation is MVTIRLARHGAKKRPFYQIVVADSRNAATGRFIEKVGFFNPTAKGQEEGLRLDLDRVNHWVGQGASVSDRVAKLVKDAQKAA
- the ffh gene encoding signal recognition particle protein; this encodes MFENLTDRLSKTLKNISGKGRLTEDNIKETLREVRMALLEADVALPVVREFVNRVKEKAVGVEVSKSLTPGQEFIKIVQGELEAVMGESNEALNLAAQPPAVLLMAGLQGAGKTTSVGKLSKLLKERDKKKVLVVSADVYRPAAIKQLETLASDIGVDFFPSSPDQKPIDIANAAIDHAKKKFYDVLIVDTAGRLAIDEQMMGEIKDLHSAINPVETLFVVDAMTGQDAANTAKAFGDALPLTGVILTKVDGDARGGAALSVRHITGKPIKFLGVGEKTDALEPFHPDRVASRILGMGDVLSLIEDLQRNVDQEKAEKLAKKFKEKKGFDLEDFREQLGQMQNMGGMMGMMDKLPGMSQLPDNVKDKVDDKMFKQMEAIISSMTMKERQRPEIIKGSRKKRIAAGSGVQVQDVNRLLKQFTQMQKMMKKMQKGGMKGMMRNMQGMMGGMGGGGGFNPFGR
- a CDS encoding inner membrane protein YpjD, coding for MDSVIAIAAAILYVLAIATIIPGLSQQSVIKAKTVFASAACALVFHAWLLSDLILDGSGQNFSILNVASLISFIISLVMSVAMLKNRLWFLLPVVYSFAAINLSAAAFLPSTFIKHLENDPKLLIHISFALFSYATLSIGALYALQLAWLDHKLKTKKSLAINPNLPPLLMVERQLFKIILIGNLLLTATLITGYVFVQDMFAEGKAHKAILSFIAWVVYSVLLWGHYQKGWRGRKVTWFAVAGATLLTLAYFGSRFVKEIILN
- a CDS encoding HlyC/CorC family transporter, which encodes MDDISTGILFALLACLIVISGYFSGSETGMMSLNRYRLKHLAKNGHKGAKRVEKLLDRPDRLIGLILIGNNLVNILASAIATIIGMRLYGDMGVAIATGALTMVVLVFAEVTPKTIAALYPERVSYTSSILLTILMKLLSPLVLLVNFITNGFIRLLGVKADHSVEDHLSSEELRTVVNEAGGLIPRRHQDMLVSILDLEHVTVNDIMVPRNEITGIDINDDWKSIVRQLTHSPHGRIVFYRDQIDEVVGMLRLREAYRLMLEKNEFTKETLLRAADEVYYIPEGTPLNVQMLKFQRNKQRIGLIVDEYGDIIGLVTLEDILEEIIGEFTTSISPSLSDEISPQGDGSFLIEGSTNIRDINKGLKWHLPTDGPRTLNGLILEHLEDIPESHLSVQVSGHPMEIVEIEENRIKLVRVYPKRKKGSN
- the luxS gene encoding S-ribosylhomocysteine lyase — protein: MPLLDSFTVDHTRMNAPAVRVAKTMQTPKGDTITVFDLRFTAPNKDILSEKGIHTLEHLYAGFMRSHLNGDSVEIIDISPMGCRTGFYMSLIGTPSEQQVADAWIASMEDVLKVESQNKIPELNEYQCGTAAMHSLDEAKQIAKNILDAGVSVNKNDELALPESMLKELRID